In Methylobacterium aquaticum, the following are encoded in one genomic region:
- a CDS encoding iron transporter, which translates to MTRSPTLSDRAAVAARVVLAAGGGYGVAGLATALLSLILPMPRAEAVTTATLASFAIMVGIVVVVFAARSLGRAAAIVGGIACLLGVALLAVIGLFPLGHAP; encoded by the coding sequence ATGACCCGCTCACCCACGCTCTCGGACCGGGCCGCGGTGGCCGCACGCGTCGTCCTCGCGGCAGGCGGCGGCTACGGGGTCGCAGGCCTCGCGACCGCCCTCCTCTCCCTGATCCTGCCGATGCCCCGGGCGGAGGCCGTGACGACGGCGACGCTCGCGAGCTTCGCCATCATGGTGGGCATCGTGGTCGTCGTCTTCGCGGCCCGCTCGCTCGGGCGGGCCGCCGCGATCGTCGGCGGGATCGCTTGTCTGCTCGGCGTGGCTCTCCTCGCCGTCATCGGGCTCTTCCCGCTCGGACACGCACCCTGA
- a CDS encoding PepSY-associated TM helix domain-containing protein: MKQGFRQSMAWLHTWSGLIVGWVLFAVFVTGTATYYRAEISRWMQPELTRHATIGPETLAASADLAVAHLQAHAGHARTWFVGLPTPERPLVELFWRNAPGTPPGHVLLDPQTGAPAALRATRGGEFFYRFHFELNLPPLWGRWIVGICAMVMLVALVSGIVTHRRIVSDFFTLRRDKAAQRGWLDAHNVSGVLALPFHLMITYTGVVTLAVMYMPWGVTTAYKGDAFAYYAETGQITKARPPAGEPGTLAPVGPMVAKALATVPEKLERLTIANPRDANSTVVAVFEEPHGLSHEHPQVAFAGTSGAVVEVLSGGLRPAAKTFTTMVGLHEAHFAGAALRVLFFLCGLMGCAMVGTGLVLWNVARLPKAGAAAGPGWRLVQALNLGTIAGLPAGIAAYFLANRLLPLDLGGRAEWEVRVFFAAWIAVALAGAWPAPRQAWRGALGLVACLFVAVVLADIATARTLWDDPAWFLGFDAALLALAAGFALVSHKVARFSAPRRARRMADGPVPQMGRA, from the coding sequence ATGAAGCAGGGTTTTCGCCAGTCCATGGCCTGGCTGCACACGTGGTCCGGCCTGATCGTCGGCTGGGTGCTGTTCGCCGTGTTCGTCACCGGCACCGCGACCTATTACCGGGCCGAGATCTCGCGCTGGATGCAGCCGGAGCTGACGCGGCACGCCACGATCGGGCCCGAAACGCTCGCGGCCTCGGCCGACCTCGCGGTGGCGCACCTGCAAGCCCATGCCGGGCACGCGCGGACGTGGTTCGTCGGCCTGCCGACGCCGGAGCGGCCCCTCGTCGAACTCTTCTGGCGCAACGCGCCCGGCACGCCGCCGGGCCACGTCCTCCTCGATCCGCAGACCGGCGCGCCCGCCGCGCTGCGGGCGACCCGTGGCGGAGAGTTCTTCTACCGCTTCCACTTCGAGCTGAATCTACCCCCGCTCTGGGGCCGCTGGATCGTCGGGATCTGCGCGATGGTGATGCTGGTGGCGCTGGTGAGCGGCATCGTCACCCACCGGCGCATCGTCTCCGATTTCTTCACCCTGCGCCGGGACAAGGCGGCGCAGCGCGGCTGGCTCGATGCCCACAACGTCAGCGGCGTGCTGGCGCTGCCGTTCCACCTGATGATCACCTATACGGGCGTGGTCACCCTGGCGGTGATGTACATGCCCTGGGGCGTCACGACGGCCTACAAGGGCGATGCCTTCGCCTATTACGCCGAGACCGGCCAGATCACGAAGGCCCGCCCGCCCGCGGGCGAGCCCGGCACCCTCGCCCCGGTCGGGCCGATGGTGGCGAAGGCCCTGGCGACCGTTCCGGAAAAACTGGAGCGGCTCACCATCGCCAACCCGCGCGACGCGAATTCCACCGTGGTGGCGGTGTTCGAGGAGCCGCACGGCCTCTCGCACGAGCACCCGCAGGTCGCCTTCGCGGGCACGAGCGGCGCGGTGGTCGAGGTGCTGTCCGGGGGTCTGCGCCCGGCCGCCAAGACCTTCACCACGATGGTCGGCCTGCACGAGGCGCATTTCGCCGGGGCGGCATTGCGGGTGCTGTTCTTCCTGTGCGGGCTGATGGGCTGCGCCATGGTGGGGACCGGCCTGGTGCTGTGGAATGTGGCGCGGCTGCCGAAGGCCGGGGCCGCGGCGGGGCCCGGCTGGCGCCTCGTCCAGGCGCTCAACCTCGGCACCATCGCGGGCCTGCCGGCCGGAATCGCCGCCTACTTCCTCGCCAACCGGCTCCTGCCCCTCGATCTCGGGGGCCGCGCCGAGTGGGAGGTGCGTGTATTCTTCGCCGCCTGGATCGCGGTGGCGCTCGCCGGGGCGTGGCCGGCGCCGCGTCAAGCCTGGCGCGGGGCGCTCGGCCTCGTGGCGTGCCTGTTCGTCGCGGTGGTGCTCGCCGACATCGCCACCGCCCGGACGCTCTGGGACGATCCGGCCTGGTTCCTCGGCTTCGACGCCGCCCTGCTGGCGCTCGCCGCCGGCTTCGCCCTCGTCTCGCACAAGGTCGCGCGCTTTTCCGCACCGCGACGGGCGCGGCGGATGGCGGACGGGCCGGTGCCGCAGATGGGGCGGGCATGA
- a CDS encoding DUF3325 domain-containing protein: MTLLIGSGLGFLGLTALCLSMARHHQALWAGPPDRRRVLALRIAGWALIGLSLAAAIRLDGWNFGPVHWLGSLIGAGLLLVVVQSYRPRALLWMAPLAAAVALAVALGSLT, from the coding sequence ATGACGCTGCTGATCGGATCCGGCCTCGGCTTCCTCGGGCTCACCGCGCTGTGCCTCAGCATGGCCCGGCACCACCAGGCCCTGTGGGCGGGCCCGCCCGACCGCAGGCGCGTACTCGCCTTGCGCATCGCCGGCTGGGCGCTGATCGGCCTGTCGCTGGCCGCGGCGATCCGCCTCGACGGCTGGAATTTCGGACCCGTCCATTGGCTCGGATCGCTGATCGGGGCGGGTCTTCTCCTGGTCGTCGTCCAGTCGTACCGGCCACGGGCGCTGCTCTGGATGGCGCCGCTCGCGGCGGCGGTGGCGCTTGCCGTGGCGCTCGGGTCGCTGACCTGA